The Mesoterricola silvestris sequence CTGGCGCTCGCGCTGGGCTGCGCCGCCCCCGCCACCTGTCCCGGCCTCGACTGGGGAGGGTACGAGGACAGCCTGCGCCGGCTCGTGGCGAACCCCGGCGGACTCGAGGCCTACGGGGCCTCGCTGAGGAGGATCCTGGACCGCAACCCCGACGGGACCCGCGTGCCCCCGGGCCTCTACGCCGAGTACGGCTACGTCCTGTTCCTCTCCGGCCGGAAGGAGGAGGCCGCGGGGTTCTTCACGAAGGAGAAGACCCGGTGGCCGGAAGCGTCCCTCCTCATGGACCGCATGATCCGGGCCTGCGCCCCGCCCCCGAAGGAACCGTCATGAACCGCCTGGCCCTGCTTCCGCCCCTCCTGGCCCTCCTCGCGGGATGCGTGCCCCCGGGCGCCGCCCCCGGCAGGGACTACGCGAAGCTGCGCGGGGAGGACCCCGCGTCCATCCTCGTGGTGCCGGTGGTGAACCGCAGCGTGGACGTCGCGGCCTCGGGCCTCTTCCTTTCCACGCTCACGGTGCCCCTGGCGGACCGCGGCTACTACGTGTTCCCCGTGTACCTGGTCAAGGGGCTCATGGAGGAGGACGGCCTCGGCGATGCGGGCCTGGTGCACCAGGCCGATCCCCGCAGGCTGGGCCAGCTCTTCGGGGCCGACGCCATCCTCTACGCGACCATCAACCGGTGGGACGCGAAGTACGCCGTCCTCTCCACCAGCGTCGAAGTGGATTTCGATTACGTGCTGAAGAGCGGCAGAACGGGGGAGGAGCTCTGGAAGGCCCACCAGGCCTATACCTATGTCCCCTCCAGCCAATCCACGGGCAATGCCGTGGCGGACCTCATCGGCATGGCCGTCGCCGCCTCCATCGTCAAGGCCGCCCCCGATTTCATGCCCCTGGCCCGGTCCGCCAACCACAAGGCCTTCCATCTTCAGCACCAGGGGCTGCCCGCGGGGCCCCATTCGCCCCAGCACGGCCTGGACAAGGGGGAATTCTAGATGAGCCTTTTCGATCTGGGCAAGGCCCTGGGCTACCTCGCCATGCCCGCGGGCCTCCTGTGGGTGCTCATCCTGGGCATCGCCTACCTCCTGCTGCGGCGCAGGCAGTGGCTGGCGGGCATCCTGGTCCTGGGGGTGTGGGCCCTGTACGCGGTGGTGGGCAACTACTACGTGGGGACGGCCCTCCTGGCCGGCCTGGAGCGCACCATCCCGCCCCTGGAGGACGGGGGCGAGCCCTTCGACGCCGTCCTGGTGCTGGGCGGCGGGTCCGACCTGGATCCCACGGGCCGGCCCATCCTGGGCGAAGCCGGGGACCGCATCATCGCCGCGGCCCGCCTCTGGCACGCCGGCAGGGCCCGGACCCTGGTGGCCGGCGGCACCGGCCGGGACCTCGTCGCCGGCAGCCGCGACCTGGGGCAGGAGACGCGCGCCATCTGGCTCTCCCTGGGCGTCCCCGACGGCGCCATCGAGGTGGTGCGGGAGGAATGCCTGAACACCCGCGACGAGATCGCCGCCTACCGCAGGCTCCGGGACCTCCGCCACTGGCGGCGGATGGCCCTGGTCAGCTCCGCCAGCCACCTGCCCCGGGCCCTGCGCCTGGCGGAGAAGGCGGGCTTCGCCGTCACCCCCGTGGGCGCCGACTGGCGCGGGAGGCGCCATGCCCTCCAGGTCCAGAGGCTGGTGCCCACGGGGTACGGGTTCCACCTGGTGTCGACGGCGTGCTGGGAATACCTGGGGCGCCGGCTGGGGAAGTGATCGAATCCAGGTTGGGGGAATATGCGATGGGCGGGCCTTTTCCCCTTCATCCCATCCATCTGTGTTCATCCCTGTTACGCAGGGCCAGCGAAGGCTTGGGTCGGCGCACGCATTACCCGCATTTGCCTACCCAGCGAAGCCTTGGCCCTGCCTAACAGGGATGAACACAGATGGATGGGATTAACAGGGATGCGGTCCGCTGACCCTTGCGCGGCCCTCTACTAGGTCCATGCCGAGAAACAGATGAGGCTCGCAGCGACCGCTCCGGACTCAGGCCTTCGCCAGCACGGCCACCGTCTCCGGCCCCTGCAGGATCTCCCCCGCCTCCACGCACACCTCGGCCACCGTACCCGCCCTCGGCGCGGTGATCTCGAACTGCATCTTCATGGACTCCAGCACGAACATCACCTGGCCCTGCTCCACCTCGTCGCCCGGGGCCACCAGGCATTCCAGAATCCTTCCGGCCATGGGGGCCGCCACGTCCCCGCCGGCGGGGGCCTCCGCGCGGGGGCGGGGCAGGTCGGCGGAGGGATCCTCCAGCGTCAGGGTCTCGCCGAAGACCGCCACGCCCAGGGCGGCCCCTCCCAGGCGGCAGGCCCGGAAGGGCAGGGCGGGATCCGTCTCCCCGGCCGCGGCCAGGGCCCGGGCCAGGGCGGGACCCCGCTCCCCGGGGAGGACGGGGCCTTCCAGCATCCGGCGCAGGGCGGGGCCGCGCAGGGTGAATTGCACGGGGCCGCCCTCCAGGTGGAAGGCCTCCTTTTCCAGGGCCGCCCCCACCCGGAGGCCGGGGCATGCGGCCTGGGCCATGAAGCGCGCCGCGGGGCCCGGGGCCGGGGCGCCGGCGCCGCGCAGGGCCAGGGACAGGGCCTCCCGGAAGGCCCGGGAGCGGAAGAAGGCCAGGCAGGATTCCGGCATGAGGGGACCGTTGAGTTCCGCGAGGTGCTCCTGGATCCAGGACGTGGATTCCCGGCCCGCGAGGAAGTCCCCGGAGCGGGCCACGGCCTGGAGGAAGGGCAGGTTGGTGACGCACCCCAGGACGGTGAAGGCCTCCAGGGCCTCCGACAGGCGCGCCGCGGCCGCGGCCCGGTCGGGGCCCCACGCCACGACCTTGGCGATCATGGAATCGAACCCCGGGTCCACGGACCCGCCCTGGGCCACCCCGGAATCCACCCGGATGCCCGGGCCCTCCGGCTCCACGTAGACCTTCAGGGGCCCGGGGGTGGGCAGGAACCCGTTGCGGGGATCCTCGGCCAGCACCCGCGCCTCCAGGGCCACGCCGGCGGGCTCGGGCAGGGCGGACGCGGCGGGATCGCCCAGGGCCCCGGGCCAGACGCCTTCCGCCAGGTCCAGCTGGGCCAGGACCAGGTCCACCCCGTAGACCCCTTCCGTGACGGGGTGCTCCACCTGGAGCCGGGTGTTCACTTCCAGGAAATGGAAGGCGCCGGCGGCGTCCAGGAGGAATTCCACGGTGCCCGCGCCCCGGTAGGCGGTGTGCCGCACCAGGGCCAGGGCGGCCCGGCCCATGGCCTCCCGCAGGGCCGGATCCGCCACGGAACTGGGGGCCTCCTCCAGCACCTTCTGGTGGCGCCGCTGGAGGGAGCACTCCCGCTCCCCCAGGAAGACGCCGCCGCCGCGGCCGTCGCCGAACACCTGGATCTCCAGGTGGCGGGGCGAAACCAGGTACCGCTCCACGAAGACCGTGCCGTCCCCGAAACTGGCCTGGGCCTCCAGGGAGGCCCGGCGCAGGGCCTCGGGCAGGGCCGCCGGGTCCTCCACCACCCGCATGCCGCGCCCGCCGCCGCCGCCGCTGGCCTTCACCAGGAAGGGCGCGCGGATGCCCCGCGCGGCCAGGGCGTCCACCCATTCCCCGGAGGGCAGGGCGGCCAGTTCCCAGGAGAGGAGGGCCTCCAGCACGGGCACGCCGCAGGCCCTGGCCACGGCCTTGGCGGCTTCCTTGCCGCCCAGGGCCAGCATGCTTTCGGGGGTGGGTCCCACGAAGCGGATCCCGGCCTCCTCCACGGCCCGGGCGAAGGCGGCGTTCTCGGAGAGGTAGCCGTAGCCGGGGTGCAGGAGCCGGGCTCCCCAGTTCCGGGCGGCCTCCACGATGGCGGGGCCGTCCAGGAAGCCCCCCACCTCCAGGACGGCGTCCGCCTCCCGGCGCACGGGGCTGCCGGCGTCGGCGGGGGTGGACACCACGCCCACCTCGTAGCCCCGGGCGCGTCCCGCCCGCAGGATCCGCCGGGCGATCTCCCCGCGGTTGGCGATGAGCAGGCGTCGCATCAGGGCCTCCAGGGGGGCGGGGCCTTGTGGAAGTAGGCCTTCAGGCCCTCCTGGCCCTCGGCCGACATGCGGGCCGCGGCGATGGCGTGGGCGGTGAATTCGAAGAGTTCCGGATCGGGCAGGGGCGTGATCCGGCGCAGCAGCTCCTTGGTGGCCCGGGCCGCCCGGGGCCCCGCGGCCAGGAATTCCCGGAGGACCCGCGACAGGGCCTCCTCGGCGGATTCGCCCGGATCGATGAGACGCTGGGCCAGGCCCGCCTCCAGGGCTTCGGTGCCGCGCAGGCGCCGGCCCGTGAGCATGAGGGGGGCGGCCCCGCCCAGGCCCAGCTTGCGCACCACGAAGGGCCCGATGACCGCCGGCACCAGGCCCAGCATCACCTCGGAGGTGGCGAATACCGCCGCGGGTTCCGCCAGCACGAAGTCGCTGCAGGCCGCCAGTCCCAGGCCCCCGCCGATGGCCGCCCCCCGCACGCAGCACAGGACGGGCGCGGGAAAGGAGGCGAGGCGCGTGAACATCCGGCCCAGTTCCCGGGCGTTCTCCAGGTTCTGTTCCTGCGCGGCGGCGCCCTGCTCCTTCATGTAGGCCAGGTCCGCCCCGGAGCAGAACACCGGGCCCTCGCCCTCCAGCACCAGGAGGCGCATCTCCGCCGGGTCCTGGATGGCCGCAAGCTCCGCCATGGCCAGGGACAGCTCCCGGATCATGGCGGCGTCGAAGGCGTTGCACACCTGGGGACGGTCCAGCACCAGGCGCTTGACGCCGTGGGCCAGGGCCTCCACCCGCAGGGTCCCGCCCTGGAAGACGGTCCCCTCCCTGGGGAAGGCGGAGAGGGGGATCATGGCCGGCTCCCTTCGGGCACGAGCTCGCCGGGGCAGGCGCGGTTCTCCGGGGCGATGGTGGCCAGGAGCGCGGCGGGCACCTCCACCTCGCACCGCAGCAGGGCCTGCGCGAGGGTCTTGCCCTGGGCGTCCAGGTGGAGGCTGAGGGTGCCCCCGCCCCCCAGGGTCTCCTCCATGAGGAAATTGAGGGCCCAGAGGCGGGGCACGGGGTGGCGCTCCACCCGTCCCCGGCAGTGGTCCTGGAACCAGGCTTTCACCCGCTCGGCGGTGACGTGGTCCCGGAGCCACGCGTAGCACGGGCCGGACCTCCCGATGAGGCCGATGTTGGCGGTGTCGCCCTTGTCGCCGCTGCGGGCGTGGGCGATGCGCATGAGGGGGACCCGCACCTGCGCGCCGGCGCCGGGGGCCAGGGTCCAGGGGTCCGTGGCGTCGAAGGGGGTGGTGCCTTCGCCTTCGCTTTCCGGCCAGGGCAGGGGCCCCGAGGACCAGGTGGAACGGCCCTCCTCCTGGATCCGCACCTCGGGGAGCACGAGCCCCCGGGGCACCAGGGCCGGCCAGTACCCCACCACTTCCGAAAGGGCCGGGGCGCCGCCGGTGACCGCCACCCCGGCGGGGCCCGACAGGATCATGGCCGGCAGGAGCTTGCGGAAGACCTCCAGGTCCCGGGCGCTGGCGGATCGGGCCGAAAGGCGAAGCAGGATCTCCTGGGCGCGGTGGCGGGGCGTGAGGGACCTATGGGTGGCGTCGTCGCCCACGTACTCCGTGCAGGTGTCCGCCAGGGGCGATTCCAGCTCCGCGGAGCACCGCTTCCAGAAGGCGGACGCGAAGACCTCGGCCTTGGCCCGGGCGTCGGGGCCGGAGACGATGAGGGACCCCTGGCACTTCCAGCCGTCCCGGTAGGCGATGCTCACCTTCAGGAGATCCGTGGGGGGCCGGCCCTGCACGCGCTCCACCCGCACCCGGTCGGGGCCCTCCTCCCGCAGGTCCACCGTGGAGAAGTCTGCCACCACGTCCGGCGTGAGGTAGGTGCGGGGGTGGCCCATCTCGTACAGGAGCTGTTCGCGCACCGTCTGGCAGGAGACCAGGCCGCCCGTGCCGGGGTGCTTGGTGACGGTGAAGGAGCCGTCCCGGCGGCATTCCACGATGGGGTACCCGATGTCCAGGAAGGAGGGCACCTTCTTCCAGTCGGTGAAATTGCCGCCCGTGGCCTGGGCGCCGCACTCGATGAGGTGCCCGGCCACGATGCCGCTGGCCAGGAGATCCCAGTCCCCCGGCCCCCACCCGAATTCGTGCATGAGGGGGGCCAGGGTGATGCCGGTGTCCGTGACCCGGCCGCAGATGACCACGTGGGGGTCCCGCTCCAGGGCCGCGGCCACGGGCATGGCGCCGAAGTAGGCGTTGGCGGCCAGGATCCGGTCCGCCACGGGCGCCAGGGGCTCGCCCGTCTCCATGTGGCGCAGCTCCACCCCCGAGGCCAGCAGCTCCCCGATGCGGGGGGCCATGTCGTCCCCCTCCACCACGGCGATGCGCAGGGCGATCCCCCGGGCCCGGGCCGCCGCGGCCAGGGCCTGGGCGCAGGCCGAGGGGTTCACGCCCCCGGCGTTGGTGATGATGCGGATGCCCTTGGCCAGGATCTCCTCCAGCAGGGGGTCGATCTGGGTGATGAAGTCCCGGGCGTAGCCCAGGAAGGGGTCCTTGGACATCTGCTTGCGCAGGATGCTCATGGTCACTTCGGCCAGGTAGTCGA is a genomic window containing:
- a CDS encoding DUF4810 domain-containing protein produces the protein MRAWPPLVLALALGCAAPATCPGLDWGGYEDSLRRLVANPGGLEAYGASLRRILDRNPDGTRVPPGLYAEYGYVLFLSGRKEEAAGFFTKEKTRWPEASLLMDRMIRACAPPPKEPS
- a CDS encoding DUF799 domain-containing protein, which gives rise to MNRLALLPPLLALLAGCVPPGAAPGRDYAKLRGEDPASILVVPVVNRSVDVAASGLFLSTLTVPLADRGYYVFPVYLVKGLMEEDGLGDAGLVHQADPRRLGQLFGADAILYATINRWDAKYAVLSTSVEVDFDYVLKSGRTGEELWKAHQAYTYVPSSQSTGNAVADLIGMAVAASIVKAAPDFMPLARSANHKAFHLQHQGLPAGPHSPQHGLDKGEF
- a CDS encoding YdcF family protein, whose translation is MSLFDLGKALGYLAMPAGLLWVLILGIAYLLLRRRQWLAGILVLGVWALYAVVGNYYVGTALLAGLERTIPPLEDGGEPFDAVLVLGGGSDLDPTGRPILGEAGDRIIAAARLWHAGRARTLVAGGTGRDLVAGSRDLGQETRAIWLSLGVPDGAIEVVREECLNTRDEIAAYRRLRDLRHWRRMALVSSASHLPRALRLAEKAGFAVTPVGADWRGRRHALQVQRLVPTGYGFHLVSTACWEYLGRRLGK
- a CDS encoding ATP-binding protein, producing MRRLLIANRGEIARRILRAGRARGYEVGVVSTPADAGSPVRREADAVLEVGGFLDGPAIVEAARNWGARLLHPGYGYLSENAAFARAVEEAGIRFVGPTPESMLALGGKEAAKAVARACGVPVLEALLSWELAALPSGEWVDALAARGIRAPFLVKASGGGGGRGMRVVEDPAALPEALRRASLEAQASFGDGTVFVERYLVSPRHLEIQVFGDGRGGGVFLGERECSLQRRHQKVLEEAPSSVADPALREAMGRAALALVRHTAYRGAGTVEFLLDAAGAFHFLEVNTRLQVEHPVTEGVYGVDLVLAQLDLAEGVWPGALGDPAASALPEPAGVALEARVLAEDPRNGFLPTPGPLKVYVEPEGPGIRVDSGVAQGGSVDPGFDSMIAKVVAWGPDRAAAAARLSEALEAFTVLGCVTNLPFLQAVARSGDFLAGRESTSWIQEHLAELNGPLMPESCLAFFRSRAFREALSLALRGAGAPAPGPAARFMAQAACPGLRVGAALEKEAFHLEGGPVQFTLRGPALRRMLEGPVLPGERGPALARALAAAGETDPALPFRACRLGGAALGVAVFGETLTLEDPSADLPRPRAEAPAGGDVAAPMAGRILECLVAPGDEVEQGQVMFVLESMKMQFEITAPRAGTVAEVCVEAGEILQGPETVAVLAKA
- a CDS encoding enoyl-CoA hydratase-related protein encodes the protein MIPLSAFPREGTVFQGGTLRVEALAHGVKRLVLDRPQVCNAFDAAMIRELSLAMAELAAIQDPAEMRLLVLEGEGPVFCSGADLAYMKEQGAAAQEQNLENARELGRMFTRLASFPAPVLCCVRGAAIGGGLGLAACSDFVLAEPAAVFATSEVMLGLVPAVIGPFVVRKLGLGGAAPLMLTGRRLRGTEALEAGLAQRLIDPGESAEEALSRVLREFLAAGPRAARATKELLRRITPLPDPELFEFTAHAIAAARMSAEGQEGLKAYFHKAPPPWRP
- a CDS encoding acyclic terpene utilization AtuA family protein, which produces MTHGKLIRIANAGGYWGDDPWALRRQVRGGLDLHYISIDYLAEVTMSILRKQMSKDPFLGYARDFITQIDPLLEEILAKGIRIITNAGGVNPSACAQALAAAARARGIALRIAVVEGDDMAPRIGELLASGVELRHMETGEPLAPVADRILAANAYFGAMPVAAALERDPHVVICGRVTDTGITLAPLMHEFGWGPGDWDLLASGIVAGHLIECGAQATGGNFTDWKKVPSFLDIGYPIVECRRDGSFTVTKHPGTGGLVSCQTVREQLLYEMGHPRTYLTPDVVADFSTVDLREEGPDRVRVERVQGRPPTDLLKVSIAYRDGWKCQGSLIVSGPDARAKAEVFASAFWKRCSAELESPLADTCTEYVGDDATHRSLTPRHRAQEILLRLSARSASARDLEVFRKLLPAMILSGPAGVAVTGGAPALSEVVGYWPALVPRGLVLPEVRIQEEGRSTWSSGPLPWPESEGEGTTPFDATDPWTLAPGAGAQVRVPLMRIAHARSGDKGDTANIGLIGRSGPCYAWLRDHVTAERVKAWFQDHCRGRVERHPVPRLWALNFLMEETLGGGGTLSLHLDAQGKTLAQALLRCEVEVPAALLATIAPENRACPGELVPEGSRP